In a single window of the uncultured Dysgonomonas sp. genome:
- a CDS encoding sugar phosphate nucleotidyltransferase, translated as MNYAIIAAGEGSRLAQEGVTLPKPLVKLDGKEMIRRLIDIFLKNDASSISIIINEEMIQVQDYISKLKLDVPFNVVVKSTPSSMHSFFELRNFLRDGKFCLTTVDTIFKEDEFGNFIQAFASDEDNDGMMAVTDYIDDEKPLYVDVDSKMNIKGFLDNSDNCKYISGGIYGLTPKAIDTLESCLEAGQSRMRNFQRQLVTDNLNLKAFPFVKIVDVDHAEDIKKAEQFVKNKDVKN; from the coding sequence ATGAATTATGCTATAATAGCAGCAGGAGAAGGCTCCAGACTGGCTCAAGAAGGTGTTACTTTGCCGAAGCCTTTGGTAAAGCTGGATGGCAAGGAAATGATTCGCCGTTTGATTGATATTTTCCTCAAGAATGATGCTTCTTCGATAAGTATTATTATTAACGAGGAAATGATACAGGTTCAGGATTATATATCCAAATTAAAGCTTGATGTACCGTTTAACGTTGTGGTGAAATCTACCCCCAGTTCGATGCATAGTTTTTTTGAACTGAGAAATTTCCTACGGGATGGAAAATTCTGTCTGACAACAGTCGATACCATATTCAAAGAAGATGAATTCGGCAACTTCATACAGGCTTTTGCCTCAGATGAAGATAATGACGGAATGATGGCCGTAACAGACTATATAGACGACGAAAAGCCATTATATGTGGACGTTGACAGTAAAATGAATATAAAGGGATTTCTTGATAATTCGGATAATTGTAAGTATATATCGGGTGGAATTTACGGACTCACCCCAAAAGCAATAGATACATTAGAATCCTGCCTCGAAGCAGGGCAGTCACGGATGCGCAATTTCCAACGACAGCTGGTAACTGATAACCTGAATCTGAAAGCATTTCCTTTTGTTAAGATTGTTGATGTAGACCATGCAGAAGATATTAAGAAGGCGGAGCAATTTGTAAAAAATAAAGATGTCAAAAATTAG